From the genome of Pelobacter propionicus DSM 2379, one region includes:
- a CDS encoding amidohydrolase family protein, with translation MHAGTTTIDIHCHTAGIGAGGSGCFVSPALRGSWRYRVYLRAFNVSEQELRNEGDGLIMRRISERLSRSRLVDAAVVLAMDGVVGDNGRLDRSVTEVYIPNGFVARETSGYQNLLFGASVNPYRGDALARLDQVVAAGAVLLKWLPSIQHIDPADTRLIPFYLRLRDLGLPLLTHTGNEESFTRARNELGDPERLRLPLSLGVVVIAAHAASNGRNGGESNFRRFLRLCSEFPNLYADVSAITQANRIGHLHRLLRHGELHDRLLYGTDMPLLTTGIASPWFHAHLLSPARLVRILKNRNPWDRDVEMKRSLGLPLPVFSRATALLRMPDTHEVDHANP, from the coding sequence ATGCATGCAGGCACCACCACCATCGATATCCACTGCCACACCGCCGGAATCGGCGCCGGCGGGAGCGGTTGCTTCGTCTCGCCGGCGCTGCGCGGCAGCTGGCGTTACCGAGTCTACCTCAGGGCCTTTAATGTCAGCGAGCAGGAACTCAGGAACGAGGGAGACGGCTTGATCATGCGGCGCATCTCGGAACGACTGTCCAGGTCGCGTCTCGTGGATGCGGCGGTGGTCCTGGCCATGGATGGCGTAGTAGGGGACAACGGCCGACTGGACCGTTCCGTCACTGAGGTCTATATCCCCAACGGTTTTGTGGCGCGTGAAACCAGCGGGTATCAGAACCTGCTGTTCGGGGCCAGCGTCAATCCGTATCGCGGCGATGCACTGGCGCGGCTGGACCAGGTCGTTGCCGCCGGCGCCGTGCTGCTCAAGTGGCTCCCCTCTATCCAGCATATCGACCCGGCGGATACGCGACTGATCCCCTTCTATCTGCGCCTGAGAGATCTGGGGCTGCCGCTGTTGACCCACACCGGAAACGAGGAATCCTTTACCCGGGCGCGGAACGAGCTGGGAGATCCGGAACGATTACGCCTGCCGCTCTCCCTGGGGGTGGTGGTAATCGCTGCCCACGCCGCTTCCAACGGCAGGAACGGAGGGGAGAGCAACTTCAGGCGCTTCCTGCGTCTCTGTAGCGAATTTCCCAACCTGTATGCCGATGTATCCGCCATAACCCAGGCCAACCGCATCGGCCATCTGCACCGGTTGCTCCGCCACGGTGAATTGCATGACCGCCTTCTGTACGGCACCGACATGCCGTTGTTGACCACCGGTATCGCCTCACCCTGGTTTCACGCCCATCTGCTGTCGCCCGCCAGGCTTGTGCGAATTCTCAAAAACAGGAACCCCTGGGATCGCGACGTTGAGATGAAACGCTCCCTGGGGCTGCCCCTCCCCGTATTCAGCCGGGCGACCGCTCTGCTGCGTATGCCGGACACCCATGAGGTGGATCATGCCAACCCCTGA
- a CDS encoding acyl-[ACP]--phospholipid O-acyltransferase, with amino-acid sequence MPTPEHAQSSVTGKLSRSFVRLNATQFLGAMNDNILKLLIIFCLIGAQGAEHAGVITAAVGATFVLPFLLFSAPAGCLADRLAKSRIIVAVKLMEVAVTALAVLAFALGWHGGLYLVIFLMATHSAFFAPAKYGVIPELAGRDQLSRANGLVESFTYLAIIFGTTMASGLTQAVLGRFWLAALLCLLIAVAGLWAAFGMERTPAADSRRSISLFPDEILRTLLEIHHDRDLMLAVIGQAYFLFMGAYAQLNLIAYGMQEMGLVEAQSGYLFLAAALGIGGGSLLAAKLSGRDVEFGIVPIGAIGLTIALMLLHAVPSSLPSCLAILVLFGVSAGLFSLPLQTFIQFRAEPARRGEVLAAASFLNWVGILLASALTWFFSGPLKLSAAQGFSSVGVLTLLLTLISFWALPDFLLRFIALVTMRVFYRIRIHGADNLPIEGPALLIPNHVTWVDALLLTATNQRRIRFVMQREIYDTPVLRVLFKLMGVIPVSSRDGKKELLEFIRRARAALDDGYMVCIFAEGELTRTGMLREFRGGFERIVKDSGYPIIPVYIGGAWGSILSYAHGRLLSRPPTLSPYRVSVIFGDPMPATSTALEVRQAVMQLSCDWFESRKAGRRPLAEQFVRTARRNWSRRAVADTSGKTLSYGQTLAGALALARKLERVLPAAASREKAGPERCGEAGYVGVLLPPSVGGVLTNLALSLMGRVPVNLNYTASEASFRSAVEQCAITSIITSRAFLEKLPALPRPEGIILLENLLPNLSATDRLLALVRGRLLPSRLLCNREEFNADKVGTVIFSSGSTGEPKGVMLTHHNIMSNIEALRMVFRVDLNDNVCSALPFFHSLGFTATLWFPLTSGFSAAYHPNPLDGEKIAQVVREHRSTILLATPTFLLAYLRRAKKEDFASLRLVVTGAEKLKSRLADSFQEKFGIRPLEGYGATELSPVITLSLPDVEAGGVRQHGSKEGSVGHPIPGVAIRVVDPESGEPLKPGQPGLLLVRGPNVMLGYLGRGDKSAEAIRDGWYVTGDIGVMDDDGFIRITDRLSRFSKIGGEMVPHGVVEDELHGRIGQSQVLAVTAVPDEKKGERLVVIYTRGTTDAETLQRHLSECSLPNLWKPGRDGYIEVENLPVLGSGKLDLKRLREIALGG; translated from the coding sequence ATGCCAACCCCTGAACACGCCCAATCATCCGTCACCGGGAAGCTCTCCCGCTCATTTGTCCGGCTCAATGCAACCCAGTTCCTGGGGGCGATGAACGACAACATCCTCAAGCTGCTGATCATATTCTGCCTGATCGGAGCCCAGGGAGCGGAACACGCCGGCGTCATAACCGCCGCAGTGGGAGCCACTTTCGTGCTCCCCTTCCTGCTCTTCTCCGCCCCGGCAGGCTGCTTGGCGGACCGGCTGGCAAAGTCGCGCATCATCGTGGCGGTCAAGCTGATGGAGGTTGCGGTCACCGCCCTGGCGGTGCTGGCCTTTGCCCTGGGGTGGCATGGGGGGCTCTACCTGGTGATCTTCCTGATGGCCACCCACAGTGCCTTTTTCGCCCCGGCCAAATACGGCGTGATCCCCGAGCTGGCCGGCCGTGACCAACTCTCCCGCGCCAACGGACTGGTGGAATCATTCACCTACCTGGCCATCATCTTCGGGACCACCATGGCTTCCGGCCTGACCCAGGCTGTTCTGGGGCGCTTCTGGCTGGCGGCGCTGCTCTGCCTGCTGATCGCCGTGGCCGGACTCTGGGCGGCCTTCGGCATGGAGAGAACCCCCGCCGCTGACAGCCGGCGCAGCATATCCCTCTTCCCTGACGAAATCCTGCGCACCCTGCTGGAGATTCACCACGATCGGGATCTGATGCTGGCGGTGATCGGCCAGGCCTACTTCCTGTTCATGGGGGCCTATGCCCAACTCAACCTGATTGCCTACGGCATGCAGGAAATGGGGCTGGTCGAGGCCCAGAGCGGCTACCTCTTTCTGGCCGCCGCCCTGGGGATCGGCGGCGGTTCGCTGCTAGCAGCCAAACTCTCCGGCCGGGACGTGGAGTTCGGCATCGTGCCCATCGGCGCCATCGGCCTGACCATCGCGCTGATGCTGCTGCACGCCGTTCCCTCCTCGCTCCCCTCCTGCCTGGCCATCCTGGTGCTGTTCGGCGTCTCCGCCGGCCTGTTCAGCCTGCCGCTGCAGACCTTCATCCAGTTCCGGGCCGAACCGGCCAGGCGGGGCGAGGTGCTGGCCGCCGCCAGCTTCCTCAACTGGGTCGGAATCCTTCTGGCCTCGGCCCTGACCTGGTTCTTCAGCGGCCCGTTGAAGCTCTCCGCCGCCCAGGGGTTCAGTTCCGTCGGCGTCCTGACCCTGCTCCTGACCCTGATCTCCTTCTGGGCATTGCCCGACTTCCTGCTGCGCTTCATCGCCCTGGTGACCATGCGCGTCTTCTACCGCATCCGCATCCATGGCGCCGATAACCTGCCCATCGAGGGACCGGCGTTGCTGATCCCCAACCATGTCACCTGGGTGGACGCCCTGCTGCTGACCGCCACCAATCAGCGCCGGATCCGCTTTGTCATGCAACGCGAAATCTACGACACCCCCGTCCTGCGGGTGCTGTTCAAACTGATGGGAGTCATCCCGGTCTCCTCCCGCGACGGCAAAAAGGAGCTGCTGGAATTCATACGCAGGGCCCGCGCAGCCCTGGATGACGGCTACATGGTCTGCATCTTTGCCGAGGGGGAACTTACCCGCACCGGCATGCTGCGGGAATTCCGGGGCGGGTTCGAGCGGATCGTGAAAGACAGCGGTTACCCGATCATCCCGGTCTACATCGGCGGCGCCTGGGGCAGCATCCTCAGCTATGCCCACGGTCGCCTGCTCTCCCGTCCGCCGACCCTGTCCCCCTACCGGGTCAGCGTCATCTTCGGTGATCCCATGCCGGCCACCAGCACCGCCCTGGAGGTACGCCAGGCGGTCATGCAACTTTCCTGCGACTGGTTCGAATCGCGCAAAGCGGGGCGTCGTCCCCTGGCCGAGCAGTTTGTCCGTACCGCCAGGAGGAACTGGAGCCGCCGGGCAGTTGCCGACACCTCCGGGAAAACGTTGAGCTACGGCCAGACCCTGGCCGGCGCCCTGGCCCTGGCACGGAAGCTGGAAAGAGTGCTGCCCGCCGCTGCTTCCCGTGAAAAAGCAGGCCCAGAGAGGTGCGGTGAGGCCGGTTACGTCGGCGTGCTCCTCCCACCTTCGGTGGGCGGGGTGCTGACCAACCTGGCCCTGTCGCTGATGGGGCGCGTACCGGTCAACCTGAACTACACCGCTTCGGAGGCCTCCTTCCGCTCGGCCGTGGAACAGTGCGCTATCACGAGCATCATCACCTCGCGTGCTTTTCTGGAGAAGCTCCCCGCGCTGCCGAGGCCTGAGGGGATAATCCTGCTGGAGAATCTCCTGCCGAACCTCTCCGCCACGGACAGGCTGCTGGCGCTGGTCAGGGGACGCCTGCTCCCCTCACGACTGCTCTGCAACCGGGAGGAGTTCAATGCCGACAAAGTGGGCACGGTGATCTTCTCCTCCGGCAGCACCGGCGAACCCAAGGGGGTCATGCTGACCCATCACAACATCATGTCCAACATCGAGGCGCTGCGCATGGTCTTCCGGGTCGACCTGAACGACAACGTCTGTTCGGCCTTGCCGTTCTTCCATTCCCTGGGTTTTACCGCCACTCTCTGGTTTCCGTTGACCAGCGGTTTTTCCGCCGCCTACCACCCCAACCCCTTGGATGGCGAGAAGATCGCCCAGGTGGTGCGGGAGCATCGCTCCACCATCCTGCTGGCCACTCCCACCTTTCTTTTGGCCTATCTGCGGCGGGCCAAAAAAGAGGACTTTGCCTCCCTACGACTGGTGGTGACCGGCGCCGAGAAGCTGAAGAGCAGGCTGGCCGACTCCTTCCAGGAGAAGTTCGGAATACGCCCCCTGGAGGGGTATGGCGCAACCGAACTGTCACCGGTGATCACCCTGAGCCTGCCGGATGTTGAGGCGGGTGGTGTCCGTCAGCACGGTTCAAAAGAGGGGAGCGTGGGGCACCCCATTCCGGGAGTGGCCATCCGCGTGGTGGATCCGGAGAGCGGTGAGCCGCTGAAACCGGGGCAACCGGGACTGCTGCTGGTCAGGGGGCCGAATGTCATGCTGGGCTATCTGGGCAGAGGCGACAAGTCCGCCGAGGCGATCAGGGATGGCTGGTATGTGACCGGCGATATCGGCGTTATGGATGACGACGGCTTCATCCGTATCACCGACCGCCTCTCCCGTTTCAGCAAGATCGGCGGTGAGATGGTGCCCCACGGCGTGGTTGAGGACGAACTGCACGGCCGCATCGGCCAGAGCCAGGTTCTGGCGGTCACGGCCGTACCGGACGAGAAAAAGGGGGAGCGGCTGGTGGTGATCTACACCAGGGGGACCACCGACGCCGAGACCCTCCAGCGCCACCTGTCAGAATGCAGTCTGCCCAACCTGTGGAAGCCGGGCCGCGACGGCTACATCGAGGTGGAAAACCTGCCGGTCCTGGGGAGCGGCAAACTGGACCTGAAGCGGCTCAGGGAGATCGCCTTGGGGGGATAG
- a CDS encoding glutaredoxin family protein, which yields MRRIVPYSAVVLFLLLLARWRVGRKFYYPDRTVYATPANQWLENDHKNRAEPQEQCPPREGNEMKTVLMTMTMALLAVPFGWANGTSGTETTAGNSFAVAQATVPAPSSDSRRFSGTVELYITDWCGYCKRAVAYMKARNIPHVVYDIEKDEAARKRFLQLGGSGVPLIMVGNRRMSGFSPELLEQYLGNR from the coding sequence ATGCGCAGGATCGTGCCGTACTCCGCTGTTGTCCTGTTCCTGCTCCTGCTGGCCAGGTGGCGGGTAGGGAGGAAGTTTTACTACCCCGATCGGACGGTGTATGCTACACCCGCCAACCAATGGCTTGAAAATGACCACAAGAACCGGGCGGAACCGCAGGAGCAGTGTCCGCCACGAGAGGGGAACGAGATGAAAACAGTACTGATGACTATGACCATGGCGCTGCTGGCGGTACCGTTTGGCTGGGCGAACGGGACTTCGGGGACGGAAACCACGGCCGGCAACAGCTTCGCCGTCGCCCAGGCCACCGTACCGGCCCCCTCCTCCGACAGCCGCCGTTTCAGCGGCACGGTGGAGTTGTACATAACCGACTGGTGCGGCTACTGCAAGCGGGCGGTCGCCTACATGAAAGCCAGGAACATCCCCCACGTCGTCTACGACATCGAGAAGGATGAAGCGGCCCGCAAGCGCTTTCTGCAACTGGGCGGCAGCGGCGTGCCGCTGATCATGGTCGGCAACCGGCGCATGTCCGGTTTTTCGCCAGAGTTGCTGGAGCAGTATCTGGGAAACCGCTGA
- a CDS encoding DUF2238 domain-containing protein: protein MTRNLHAAGQGFPLPPSVREPLCLLAVALVALTFSAFNPHDRMTWLLEVFPFFIAAGIMVPTWRSFPLTPLLYRLILLHCLVLLIGGHYTYAQVPFGYWLQDLFALSRNPYDRIGHFAQGFVPAIVAREILLRRTPLLRGGWLFFLVAAVCLAMSACYEFIEWWGALILGQEADAFLATQGDQWDTQWDMLTALLGALASQLSLARIHDRQLERLAREARE, encoded by the coding sequence ATGACAAGGAACCTACACGCAGCCGGGCAGGGGTTCCCCCTGCCGCCTTCCGTCCGCGAACCGCTCTGCCTGCTTGCCGTCGCGCTGGTCGCACTGACGTTTTCGGCATTTAACCCCCATGACCGCATGACCTGGCTGCTGGAGGTGTTTCCCTTCTTCATCGCAGCGGGAATCATGGTGCCCACCTGGAGAAGCTTCCCCCTCACCCCGCTGCTCTACCGCTTGATCCTGCTGCACTGCCTGGTTCTGCTCATCGGTGGCCACTACACCTATGCCCAGGTCCCCTTCGGCTACTGGCTGCAGGACTTGTTCGCCCTCAGCCGCAACCCCTATGACCGCATCGGTCATTTCGCCCAGGGCTTCGTGCCGGCCATAGTGGCTCGGGAGATCCTGCTGCGCCGGACGCCGCTGCTGCGCGGAGGGTGGCTCTTCTTCCTGGTGGCCGCAGTCTGCCTGGCAATGAGCGCCTGTTACGAGTTCATCGAATGGTGGGGCGCTCTGATCCTGGGCCAGGAAGCAGATGCCTTTCTCGCCACCCAGGGGGACCAGTGGGACACCCAGTGGGATATGCTGACCGCGCTGCTGGGCGCCCTGGCCAGCCAGCTCTCCCTGGCACGCATCCACGACCGGCAGTTGGAGCGGCTGGCAAGGGAAGCGCGGGAGTGA